From Methanofollis sp., one genomic window encodes:
- a CDS encoding SagB/ThcOx family dehydrogenase translates to MNTALIVLLAATVVLVGLAAVFLGQETGAAGESENGTVKLPQPQTAGRVSVEEALAGRRSVRDYGAASLSLADLGQLLWAAQGVTDVRGYRTAPSAGALYPLEVTVAAGTVADLPAGVYRYVPSGHLLRRLADGDARSALARVALNQSAIEDAAAVIAISGVYERTTGKYGERGVRYVYMEAGHASQNIYLQAVPLGIGTVSIGAFDDGGVRRVLRMEEDERPIYLMPVGRV, encoded by the coding sequence ATGAACACGGCACTCATCGTACTCCTCGCGGCGACGGTCGTCCTGGTCGGTCTGGCCGCGGTCTTTCTGGGCCAGGAGACGGGCGCCGCCGGGGAGAGTGAGAACGGGACGGTGAAACTCCCGCAGCCGCAGACCGCGGGCAGGGTCTCGGTGGAGGAGGCGCTTGCGGGGCGGCGGTCGGTCCGCGACTACGGCGCCGCCTCCCTCTCCCTCGCCGACCTCGGGCAACTCCTCTGGGCGGCCCAGGGCGTGACGGACGTCCGCGGCTACAGGACGGCGCCGTCGGCCGGGGCTCTCTACCCGCTGGAGGTCACGGTCGCGGCCGGCACTGTCGCCGACCTCCCGGCAGGGGTCTACCGGTACGTCCCGTCCGGCCACCTCCTCCGCCGCCTCGCCGACGGCGACGCCCGGTCGGCCCTCGCCCGCGTCGCCCTGAACCAGTCGGCCATCGAGGACGCGGCGGCGGTCATCGCGATCTCGGGCGTGTACGAGCGGACGACAGGAAAATACGGGGAGAGGGGCGTCAGGTACGTGTACATGGAGGCCGGCCACGCCTCCCAGAACATCTACCTCCAGGCCGTCCCCCTGGGGATCGGGACGGTCTCGATCGGGGCCTTCGACGACGGAGGGGTCAGAAGAGTGTTGAGGATGGAGGAGGACGAGCGCCCCATCTACCTGATGCCCGTCGGGAGGGTGTGA
- a CDS encoding GAF domain-containing protein produces MPMTQTDDLSDTEHLILAYLQSHAPEECMLDKISTGISKSRATVLKYLGMLHARGTIGYRLVGRSKLWMLKGAAAVEERREAAVAEAPSGDSRTLASLAFDLHDLRLREAEVVEALDRPETVVLTVTDDLVIVGRNRLFASLFPGAVSLRDLVRPAQAVRLEGAMQRKRAGTAASLELDLMEKAGIFRPYEVTLFPPGPGEPAGGTAVVGEDLSSRRRTRRHLEALLSIIRAAGSAPDEESLLAEAMTGVREKLLPYLHGAVFMADMRMAYGTFTLTGSARVGLAPFLARAMTTLGTVAAGKDDEVVRLLAAATGSTAAESAVAVPILEEERATGAVLLLLDAPATATDVENVEMVADEIASALKMQRLDRERSEYVNTLLAMNRISAILNDTRDEGSMLAKSIDAAMESLGFEMGCVYLRDEADEMVPRVQRNMPESLRLMCLSGSFDRLFDLAFRERRVVYITRGTPDYAGLPPDVKASGVATVLIMPIRIGDEVVGLLNMGSRNEKHYMATSLENISSIGLQLGMALERSRLARALEGDHTLPTGIR; encoded by the coding sequence CAGACAGACGACCTCTCAGATACCGAACACCTCATCCTCGCCTACCTCCAGTCCCACGCCCCGGAGGAGTGCATGCTCGACAAGATCTCGACCGGGATCAGCAAGAGCAGGGCGACGGTCCTGAAGTACCTGGGGATGCTCCATGCCAGGGGGACCATCGGCTACCGCCTCGTCGGCCGGAGCAAACTCTGGATGCTGAAAGGTGCGGCAGCTGTCGAGGAGAGGAGGGAGGCCGCCGTCGCCGAGGCCCCCTCCGGCGACTCCCGAACACTCGCGTCCCTCGCCTTCGACCTCCACGACCTCAGGCTGCGGGAGGCCGAGGTCGTCGAGGCCCTGGACCGCCCGGAGACGGTCGTGCTGACGGTGACGGACGACCTCGTCATCGTCGGCAGGAACCGCCTCTTCGCCTCCCTCTTCCCCGGTGCGGTCAGCCTCAGGGACCTGGTGCGCCCGGCCCAGGCCGTGAGGCTCGAAGGGGCGATGCAGAGGAAGAGGGCGGGCACTGCCGCCTCCCTGGAACTCGACCTCATGGAGAAGGCAGGGATCTTCCGGCCCTACGAGGTCACCCTCTTCCCGCCCGGCCCTGGCGAACCGGCAGGCGGCACGGCCGTCGTCGGCGAAGACCTCTCCAGCAGGCGGAGGACGCGGCGGCACCTGGAGGCCCTCCTCTCCATCATCAGGGCCGCAGGGAGTGCGCCCGACGAGGAGAGCCTCCTGGCCGAGGCGATGACGGGCGTCAGGGAGAAACTCCTCCCCTACCTGCACGGTGCGGTCTTCATGGCCGACATGCGGATGGCGTACGGCACCTTCACGCTCACCGGGAGCGCCCGCGTCGGCCTCGCCCCCTTCCTCGCCCGCGCCATGACGACGCTCGGCACGGTCGCCGCGGGGAAGGACGACGAGGTCGTCCGCCTCCTCGCCGCCGCCACGGGGAGCACGGCGGCGGAGAGCGCCGTCGCCGTCCCCATCCTCGAAGAGGAGAGGGCGACAGGTGCGGTCCTCCTCCTCCTTGACGCCCCCGCGACCGCCACCGACGTCGAGAACGTGGAGATGGTCGCCGACGAGATCGCAAGCGCCCTGAAGATGCAGAGGCTGGACAGGGAGAGGTCCGAATATGTCAACACCCTCCTCGCCATGAACAGGATCTCCGCCATCCTGAACGACACGCGGGACGAGGGGTCGATGCTGGCGAAGTCCATCGACGCGGCGATGGAGTCGCTCGGATTCGAGATGGGCTGCGTGTACCTCAGGGACGAGGCCGACGAGATGGTCCCGCGGGTGCAGAGGAACATGCCCGAGAGCCTCAGGCTGATGTGCCTCTCCGGGAGCTTCGACCGCCTCTTCGACCTGGCCTTCAGGGAGAGGAGGGTCGTCTACATCACGCGGGGGACGCCCGACTATGCCGGCCTCCCCCCTGACGTGAAGGCGAGCGGCGTGGCGACGGTCCTCATCATGCCCATCAGGATCGGGGACGAGGTCGTGGGCCTCCTGAACATGGGGAGCAGGAACGAGAAGCACTACATGGCGACAAGCCTGGAGAACATCTCGTCCATCGGCCTCCAGCTCGGCATGGCCCTCGAACGCTCCCGCCTCGCCCGCGCCCTCGAAGGGGATCACACCCTCCCGACGGGCATCAGGTAG